Proteins from a single region of Desulfobacter postgatei 2ac9:
- the trbG gene encoding P-type conjugative transfer protein TrbG, which produces MKKLLIIAMAVSFAGLATCRAADFVSPVSAQLDSKEKKSLALQSRWQKNTMDPITARNGMTCFVYGHSTPTIIVTPYKVADLELQPGEVINSMVLGDNARWFAEIVFSGSGDISISHVVFKALDSGLTTTAVITTDRRVYHINLKSDRSKHMLYTGFIYPEDHIATTRAAREKEIKEKEKRTTPEGFDMARLNFDYEISGDAGWKPLQVFDNGIKTYIKLPKMQEMPMFMVKTTAGKGLVNYRVKDNCFIVDRIFDEAYLILGVGKDKEELTLSRLEAK; this is translated from the coding sequence ATGAAAAAACTTCTAATAATCGCAATGGCAGTATCCTTTGCAGGCCTGGCAACATGCCGGGCTGCGGATTTCGTAAGCCCTGTATCAGCCCAATTGGACAGCAAAGAAAAGAAATCTTTAGCCCTGCAGTCAAGATGGCAAAAAAACACCATGGACCCGATCACAGCCAGAAACGGCATGACCTGTTTTGTTTACGGCCATTCAACTCCCACCATCATTGTTACCCCGTATAAAGTGGCTGACCTGGAACTGCAGCCCGGAGAGGTGATTAATTCCATGGTCCTGGGCGATAACGCACGATGGTTCGCAGAAATCGTTTTCTCCGGCAGCGGCGATATCAGCATCAGTCACGTTGTTTTTAAAGCCCTGGATTCCGGGCTCACCACCACCGCCGTGATCACCACTGACAGGCGGGTTTATCATATCAATCTCAAGTCCGACCGCAGCAAACACATGCTGTACACAGGATTTATTTACCCCGAAGATCATATCGCAACCACCCGGGCGGCCCGGGAAAAAGAGATTAAAGAAAAAGAGAAAAGAACCACCCCTGAAGGTTTTGATATGGCCAGGCTGAACTTTGATTATGAAATATCCGGGGATGCCGGCTGGAAGCCCTTACAGGTTTTTGACAACGGCATAAAAACATATATCAAGCTGCCCAAAATGCAGGAAATGCCCATGTTCATGGTTAAAACCACTGCGGGTAAGGGCCTTGTAAACTACCGGGTAAAAGACAACTGCTTCATTGTGGACCGGATCTTTGACGAAGCCTATTTAATCCTGGGTGTGGGCAAGGATAAGGAAGAATTAACCCTGAGCAGGCTGGAGGCGAAATAA